A DNA window from Microcystis aeruginosa NIES-843 contains the following coding sequences:
- the lptC gene encoding LPS export ABC transporter periplasmic protein LptC: MRQRLQLKLSIGREAALLIGLLGLTACQPPDPPKISPTESPKIEETGRLILNNATLEQANPSGQPLWKIQVKKATYTQDQKIARLENIKGNIYQDGKVVLQVSADRGEVYKEGQEILLKDNIVAVDPRNKAIINAPELRWLPKAGILISPKGIKGSHLQLEAKARQGRYDTRQEKLELQGQVVATAKESRVVLQTERLYWEIPQQVISTDQKVAFDRYISKTIIDRLTAIGGRWERKNNQVILQENLEYRSLEPPLQISGSQAIWNYQNRTLTSDRPTEIFQYQDQITITGNRVVVELGNRIAYLKDGVKGINQKTGAQLYSQILTWKMSEKIVEAEGNIIYEQQEPKFNLTGDKAIGTLEDNNIVVTSSSPDRVVTEIYPR, encoded by the coding sequence TTGAGGCAGCGGTTACAATTAAAACTATCAATTGGGCGCGAGGCTGCCCTCCTAATCGGTTTGCTGGGATTAACAGCCTGTCAACCTCCCGATCCGCCGAAAATTTCGCCGACAGAATCGCCTAAAATTGAAGAAACTGGCCGCTTAATTCTCAATAATGCCACCTTAGAACAGGCTAACCCCTCGGGACAACCCCTCTGGAAAATTCAAGTCAAAAAAGCTACCTACACCCAAGACCAAAAAATTGCCCGTCTGGAAAATATCAAGGGTAATATCTATCAAGATGGGAAAGTAGTTTTACAGGTTAGTGCTGACCGCGGTGAAGTTTACAAGGAAGGCCAGGAAATTCTCCTCAAAGATAATATTGTGGCTGTAGATCCCCGCAATAAGGCCATTATTAACGCGCCGGAATTGCGTTGGCTACCCAAGGCTGGTATTTTAATCTCCCCCAAAGGGATCAAAGGTAGTCATCTACAACTAGAAGCTAAGGCCCGCCAAGGACGGTACGACACGCGCCAAGAAAAACTAGAATTACAAGGTCAAGTGGTGGCTACCGCCAAGGAATCTCGTGTTGTCCTGCAAACCGAGCGCCTGTACTGGGAAATTCCGCAACAGGTCATTAGTACCGATCAAAAAGTCGCTTTTGATCGCTATATTAGTAAAACTATTATCGATCGCCTTACTGCTATCGGCGGTCGTTGGGAAAGAAAAAATAATCAGGTTATCCTGCAAGAAAACCTCGAATATCGCTCTTTAGAACCACCTTTACAGATTTCTGGTTCTCAGGCAATTTGGAACTATCAAAATCGTACCCTAACGTCTGATCGCCCCACGGAAATTTTTCAATATCAAGATCAAATCACTATTACTGGTAATCGTGTGGTGGTGGAATTAGGCAATCGTATCGCTTATCTCAAGGATGGGGTTAAGGGAATTAATCAGAAAACTGGAGCGCAATTGTATAGTCAGATCTTAACTTGGAAAATGTCGGAAAAAATTGTCGAGGCCGAGGGGAATATTATCTATGAACAACAGGAACCAAAATTTAATCTCACTGGCGATAAAGCGATCGGCACTTTAGAAGATAATAACATTGTTGTTACCAGTAGCTCCCCCGATCGAGTTGTCACCGAGATTTATCCCCGTTAA
- the nuoK gene encoding NADH-quinone oxidoreductase subunit NuoK gives MQLEYYLLLAAALFCIGIYGLVTSRNAVRVLMSIELMLNSVNINLMGFSNYLDPANIRGQIFTIFVITVAAAEAAVGLAIILTIYRNRDTIDMEQFNLLKW, from the coding sequence ATTCAGTTAGAGTATTATTTGTTATTAGCGGCGGCTTTATTTTGTATCGGAATTTACGGTTTAGTCACCAGTCGCAATGCTGTCCGGGTTTTAATGTCGATCGAATTGATGCTCAATTCTGTTAACATTAACTTAATGGGTTTTTCCAACTATCTTGACCCCGCTAATATCCGAGGCCAAATTTTTACTATTTTCGTGATTACCGTAGCGGCAGCCGAGGCAGCCGTGGGTTTAGCGATTATCCTGACTATCTATCGTAACCGCGACACCATCGATATGGAACAGTTTAATCTGCTCAAATGGTAA
- a CDS encoding NADH-quinone oxidoreductase subunit J: protein MNLAEGVQIVSFGILAALVIGTALGVVLLSNIVYSAFLLGGVFISISGLYLLLNADFVAAAQILIYVGAINVLILFAIMLVNKQEDFSDIPKRWIRQASTALVCVGLFVLLSTMVLITPWSISTTSPAVVTNTLVEIGKHFFSDFLLPFELASVLLLMAMVGAIILARRDLIPTLKAEEPTATALTLPERPRELTAPK from the coding sequence GTGAATTTAGCCGAGGGCGTTCAAATAGTATCTTTTGGCATTTTAGCAGCCCTAGTAATCGGGACAGCTTTAGGCGTGGTGCTATTGTCTAATATCGTTTATTCCGCCTTTTTATTGGGCGGTGTTTTTATCAGCATTTCAGGTTTATATCTCTTACTAAATGCTGATTTTGTAGCGGCGGCACAAATTCTAATTTATGTGGGTGCAATTAACGTTTTAATTCTCTTTGCCATTATGCTTGTTAACAAGCAAGAGGACTTTTCTGATATTCCTAAACGTTGGATTCGTCAGGCATCTACAGCTTTAGTTTGTGTGGGTTTATTTGTGCTGTTATCGACCATGGTTTTAATCACGCCTTGGTCAATTTCTACCACTTCTCCCGCCGTAGTAACTAATACTTTAGTAGAAATCGGTAAGCATTTCTTTAGTGATTTCCTGCTACCCTTTGAATTAGCTTCCGTGCTATTATTAATGGCCATGGTCGGAGCAATTATTTTAGCTCGTCGTGACCTTATCCCCACCCTAAAAGCTGAAGAACCTACGGCCACAGCCTTAACATTGCCCGAACGACCTAGAGAATTAACCGCCCCTAAATAA
- the ndhI gene encoding NAD(P)H-quinone oxidoreductase subunit I: protein MFNILKQVSDYAKGSIQAAKYIGEGLSVTFDHMRRRPITVQYPYEKLIPSERYRGRIHFEFDKCIACEVCVRVCPINLPVVDWTFNKEIKKKELKHYSIDFGVCIFCGNCVEYCPTNCLSMTEEYELASYDRHELNYDNVALGRLPYKVTQDPMVTPLRELGYLPKGVIEPHDLPAGSQRAGKRPEEITD from the coding sequence ATGTTTAACATCCTCAAACAAGTCAGCGATTACGCCAAAGGTAGCATTCAAGCGGCGAAATACATCGGCGAAGGTTTATCCGTTACCTTCGACCATATGCGTCGTCGTCCGATTACCGTCCAGTATCCCTACGAAAAGTTAATTCCCTCGGAACGTTATCGGGGTAGAATTCACTTTGAGTTCGATAAATGTATCGCCTGTGAAGTTTGTGTGCGAGTTTGTCCGATTAATTTACCAGTAGTGGATTGGACTTTTAACAAGGAAATTAAAAAGAAAGAACTCAAACACTACAGTATCGATTTTGGGGTCTGTATTTTCTGCGGTAATTGTGTCGAATACTGTCCGACTAATTGCCTATCGATGACCGAAGAATACGAACTGGCATCCTATGATCGTCATGAATTAAACTATGATAACGTCGCCCTAGGCCGTTTACCCTACAAAGTCACCCAAGATCCGATGGTGACACCTCTGAGGGAATTAGGTTATCTGCCTAAAGGTGTTATCGAACCCCACGATTTACCCGCCGGTAGTCAACGCGCCGGCAAACGTCCAGAAGAAATTACTGATTAA
- the nuoH gene encoding NADH-quinone oxidoreductase subunit NuoH translates to MNQGIDLQESFIKSLTDLGLSGGLAKAIWMPLPMFLMIIAATVGVLVCVWLERKISAAVQQRIGPEYAGPLGVLQPVADGLKLVFKEDVVPAKADPWLFLFGPILVVMPVFVSYLIVPFGQNLLITDLNVGIFLWISLSSIAPIGLLMAGYASNNKYSLLGGLRAAAQSISYEIPLALSVLAIVMMSNSLSTIDIVEQQSGYGILGWNIWRQPVGFLIFWIAALAECERLPFDLPEAEEELVAGYQTEYAGMKFALFYVGSYVNLVLSALVFAVLYLGGWEFPIPVNALAGWLGVSETNPWLQIITASLGITMTVLKAYFLIFIAILLRWTVPRVRIDQLLDLGWKFLLPVSLVNLLLTAALKLAFPFAFGG, encoded by the coding sequence ATGAATCAAGGCATAGATTTACAAGAAAGTTTCATTAAATCCCTAACAGACTTGGGATTAAGTGGAGGACTGGCTAAAGCGATTTGGATGCCTTTACCCATGTTCCTGATGATTATTGCCGCCACAGTGGGGGTTTTAGTCTGCGTCTGGTTAGAAAGAAAAATTTCCGCCGCCGTCCAACAGCGTATCGGGCCGGAATACGCGGGACCCTTGGGCGTTTTACAACCGGTCGCCGACGGTCTGAAATTAGTCTTTAAAGAAGATGTCGTCCCCGCTAAGGCTGACCCTTGGTTATTCCTCTTTGGGCCAATTTTGGTGGTGATGCCGGTGTTTGTCTCCTATCTCATCGTCCCCTTCGGTCAAAATCTGCTGATTACCGACCTAAACGTGGGGATCTTTTTATGGATTTCCTTGTCCAGTATTGCCCCCATTGGTTTATTAATGGCGGGTTATGCCTCGAATAATAAGTATTCCTTGCTGGGAGGCCTGCGGGCGGCGGCGCAATCGATTAGTTATGAAATTCCCTTGGCTTTATCGGTATTAGCGATTGTGATGATGTCTAATAGTCTCAGTACCATTGATATTGTCGAACAACAATCCGGTTATGGCATTTTAGGCTGGAATATCTGGCGCCAACCGGTGGGTTTTCTGATTTTCTGGATTGCCGCTTTAGCCGAGTGTGAACGTCTGCCTTTCGATTTACCGGAAGCGGAGGAGGAATTAGTCGCTGGTTATCAAACCGAATACGCGGGGATGAAATTCGCTCTCTTTTATGTGGGTTCCTACGTCAACCTCGTGCTGTCGGCCCTAGTTTTCGCCGTCCTCTATCTTGGCGGTTGGGAATTTCCTATCCCCGTCAATGCTTTAGCCGGCTGGTTGGGAGTTAGTGAAACCAATCCTTGGCTACAAATTATCACCGCTTCCCTCGGGATTACGATGACGGTATTAAAAGCCTATTTCCTCATCTTCATCGCTATTCTCTTGCGTTGGACCGTACCCCGGGTTCGCATTGACCAATTACTCGATTTAGGCTGGAAATTCCTCTTACCGGTATCTTTAGTTAACCTACTACTTACCGCCGCCCTAAAACTAGCTTTTCCCTTTGCTTTTGGCGGTTAA
- the pyrE gene encoding orotate phosphoribosyltransferase, producing MRKKSILAIESIYNDFWLNCNRNFGVSQAPNPENMANSSVANLDTASLRQFLLDALVRLAYGEGDFTLSSGQKSSYYINGKQVTLTAEGALAVGRLLLSLLPPDTQAVAGLTLGADPIVSAVSVVSAYENRPIPALIVRKEAKGHGTMAYIEGPTLNPGAAVVVLEDVVTTGKSAMVAVERLRDAGYQVDLIIALVDREQGGAEFYQSQGIQFQALFSIRDLQAAYQKK from the coding sequence ATGAGAAAGAAATCAATACTAGCGATCGAGTCAATATATAATGACTTTTGGCTTAATTGTAACCGAAATTTTGGAGTCAGTCAGGCTCCCAATCCTGAAAATATGGCTAATTCCTCGGTAGCGAATCTCGATACTGCTTCCCTGCGTCAATTTCTCCTCGATGCTCTTGTCCGTCTTGCCTATGGAGAGGGGGATTTCACCCTGTCTTCAGGACAAAAAAGCAGCTACTATATCAACGGCAAACAAGTTACCCTGACTGCGGAGGGAGCTTTAGCCGTGGGGCGTTTATTGCTGTCGCTACTGCCTCCAGATACCCAAGCGGTGGCAGGATTAACCCTAGGGGCGGATCCGATTGTCAGCGCCGTTAGTGTGGTATCTGCCTACGAAAATCGCCCGATTCCAGCTTTAATCGTCCGCAAAGAGGCAAAAGGTCACGGAACCATGGCTTATATCGAGGGGCCGACTTTAAACCCCGGGGCCGCGGTGGTTGTCCTCGAAGATGTGGTGACAACGGGGAAAAGTGCCATGGTAGCGGTAGAAAGATTACGCGATGCCGGTTATCAAGTAGATTTAATCATTGCTTTGGTGGATAGAGAGCAAGGAGGGGCGGAATTTTACCAATCTCAGGGAATACAGTTTCAAGCTTTGTTTTCGATTCGGGATCTACAGGCGGCTTATCAGAAAAAATAG